One stretch of Sinomonas terrae DNA includes these proteins:
- a CDS encoding glucose-6-phosphate isomerase, whose translation MSALTFDATGAAREAVESRVPQLAADNVASRIFAKDHTLWGKDAEEESAKRLGWIEAASVSQPLVADIVRLRDELRAEGVDRIVLCGMGGSSLAPEVITATVGVPLVVLDSTDPEQVSAALSERIEATAIVVSSKSGSTVETDSQRRAFEAAFEAAGIEAKQRIVVVTDPGSPLEAASREAGYRAVFNADPNVGGRYSALTAFGLVPSGLAGVDIQALLDEAEEAAELLREDSEDNIGLQLGAALGGTSPLRDKIVIVEDGSGINGFADWAEQLIAESTGKLGKGILPVVASVTSPEVTEDADDVLVVRLVSADAEPVLGPNQAAVGGTLATQMLVWEFATAVAGRLLGINPFDQPDVEAAKAAARGLLDARPEPTPANFTEGAIEVRGGDWLGGAATVEEAVKALLSQLTPTGYLSVQAYLDRLAYPQLEGVRDLFAKATGRPTTFGWGPRFLHSTGQYHKGGPAVGVFLQVTASASKDVEIPGRPFTFAQLIEAQAAGDAQVLAEHGRPVLRLHLTDRDAGVQQLTDLVSALAR comes from the coding sequence GTGAGCGCCCTGACGTTTGACGCGACTGGCGCCGCACGCGAGGCTGTCGAGTCTCGCGTGCCGCAGCTCGCTGCTGACAACGTCGCGAGCCGCATCTTCGCGAAGGACCACACGCTGTGGGGCAAGGATGCTGAAGAGGAATCGGCCAAGCGCCTCGGCTGGATCGAGGCCGCGTCCGTCTCGCAGCCGCTCGTTGCCGACATTGTGAGGCTGCGCGACGAGCTCCGCGCAGAAGGCGTCGACCGCATCGTGCTGTGCGGCATGGGCGGCTCCTCGCTGGCCCCCGAAGTCATCACCGCGACCGTCGGCGTCCCGCTCGTAGTCCTCGACTCGACTGACCCCGAGCAGGTGTCTGCCGCGCTCTCAGAGCGGATTGAGGCCACGGCGATCGTCGTGTCCTCGAAGTCCGGTTCGACGGTCGAGACCGATTCGCAGCGGCGGGCGTTCGAGGCCGCCTTCGAAGCGGCGGGCATCGAGGCGAAGCAGCGCATCGTCGTCGTCACCGACCCGGGCTCGCCGCTCGAGGCAGCGAGCCGCGAGGCGGGGTACCGTGCAGTGTTCAACGCGGACCCGAATGTCGGCGGTCGCTACTCGGCGCTCACGGCCTTCGGACTGGTGCCCTCGGGGCTCGCGGGTGTTGATATCCAGGCCCTGCTCGATGAGGCTGAGGAAGCAGCCGAGCTTCTGCGGGAGGACTCCGAGGACAACATCGGGCTGCAGCTCGGTGCGGCCCTCGGCGGCACGTCACCGCTCCGCGACAAGATCGTGATCGTCGAGGACGGCTCCGGCATCAACGGCTTCGCCGATTGGGCCGAGCAGCTCATCGCCGAGTCGACCGGAAAGCTCGGCAAGGGAATCCTGCCCGTCGTCGCTTCCGTTACTTCGCCTGAGGTAACGGAGGACGCCGACGACGTCCTGGTCGTCCGGCTTGTCTCGGCAGACGCCGAGCCCGTCCTCGGGCCCAACCAGGCCGCCGTGGGCGGGACGCTCGCAACGCAGATGCTGGTGTGGGAGTTCGCGACCGCCGTCGCCGGGCGCCTGCTCGGCATCAATCCCTTCGACCAGCCCGACGTCGAGGCCGCCAAGGCCGCCGCTCGTGGCCTGCTCGATGCCCGCCCCGAGCCGACGCCGGCAAACTTCACGGAAGGCGCGATCGAGGTCCGCGGCGGAGATTGGCTCGGCGGCGCGGCCACGGTCGAGGAAGCCGTCAAGGCGCTGCTCTCCCAGCTCACTCCCACGGGCTACCTGAGCGTGCAGGCGTACCTCGACAGGCTCGCCTACCCGCAGCTCGAGGGCGTCCGCGACCTCTTCGCGAAGGCGACGGGACGCCCGACGACGTTCGGCTGGGGGCCCCGCTTCCTCCACTCGACGGGGCAGTACCACAAGGGCGGTCCGGCCGTCGGGGTGTTCCTTCAGGTGACGGCTTCGGCGTCGAAGGACGTCGAGATTCCCGGCCGGCCCTTCACGTTCGCTCAGCTCATCGAGGCTCAGGCCGCGGGAGACGCCCAGGTGCTCGCCGAGCACGGTCGGCCGGTACTCCGCCTGCACCTCACGGATCGCGACGCCGGCGTCCAGCAGCTGACCGATCTGGTCTCGGCTCTGGCCCGCTGA